A single window of Sporosarcina sp. FSL W7-1349 DNA harbors:
- a CDS encoding methylmalonyl-CoA mutase family protein, giving the protein MAIHKMKTSSFADADYNQWKETAVHSLKGKPFESLLTKTVEGITLQPLYTQEELEARLQTVRAVSDTSGWIVAQQTIAEDGQRFLKTLKDSLARGNESIVYDGRKQLCWNDRLLDELGDFIQKYPVFITDTSADDPILQVFDRIPAEFRSSVKGAVWVRDWRIPQGYDQVRTLGADLWDVHHQGADTVTELALALAKASELAASKETFDEFAGQFFVRFAVDTHFFMEIAKFRAFRVLWQAFSQAYGKEDAPSVPLLAVTSLRSYSKLDPNVNLLRAGNEAFSAVLGGADALTVHPHDLLTGVTDHSIRLARNIQLVIKEETHVTKVADPSGGSYFIETLTAELVERAWKQFLEIDAMGGYDAYLATGRVEQTMDSRRQEVATGKKTLIGTNVYAELTPTVFSDSDLVAAAERLAAPFEKLRQRFADSQPRAVVLTFGALKDFKPRADFVTGFLATGGIRAEWSPAFANAQEALDWLASEQPDYAVVCASPAETEQVMDELLAKRPGQIVLDAAGKVDVALTEKWQSAGLDGFVFAGQNKIEKLLEIAYKVEGGAHVE; this is encoded by the coding sequence ATGGCGATACATAAAATGAAAACGTCTTCATTTGCGGATGCCGACTACAACCAATGGAAGGAGACGGCCGTCCACTCGCTGAAAGGGAAACCATTTGAATCGCTTTTAACAAAGACGGTGGAAGGGATTACACTGCAACCTCTGTATACGCAGGAGGAGCTGGAGGCGCGGCTGCAAACGGTCCGGGCTGTCAGCGACACATCGGGATGGATTGTGGCCCAGCAGACGATTGCTGAAGATGGACAGCGATTTTTGAAAACATTGAAAGATTCGCTGGCCCGAGGAAATGAGTCGATCGTCTATGATGGCAGGAAGCAGCTTTGTTGGAATGATCGGCTGTTGGATGAATTGGGGGATTTCATTCAAAAGTATCCGGTTTTCATTACGGACACTTCGGCGGATGACCCGATTTTGCAAGTGTTCGATCGGATTCCCGCTGAATTCCGTTCCTCAGTGAAAGGGGCGGTGTGGGTGCGAGACTGGCGGATTCCGCAAGGCTATGACCAAGTGCGGACGCTTGGCGCGGATCTGTGGGACGTGCATCACCAAGGGGCCGATACGGTGACGGAACTGGCACTTGCTTTGGCGAAAGCTTCGGAACTCGCGGCATCGAAGGAAACTTTTGATGAATTTGCCGGACAATTTTTTGTCCGTTTCGCAGTAGATACCCATTTTTTCATGGAAATCGCGAAATTCCGGGCTTTCCGTGTGCTATGGCAAGCGTTCAGCCAGGCCTATGGCAAGGAGGATGCTCCATCGGTTCCGCTTTTGGCGGTCACTTCGTTACGCTCATATTCGAAGCTGGATCCGAACGTCAATTTGCTGCGTGCGGGAAATGAAGCATTTTCAGCCGTCCTCGGTGGGGCGGACGCTTTGACCGTTCACCCGCATGATTTGTTGACCGGCGTGACAGATCATTCGATACGGTTGGCACGGAATATCCAGTTGGTCATCAAAGAGGAAACCCATGTCACGAAAGTGGCTGATCCATCCGGGGGCTCCTATTTCATTGAAACATTGACAGCAGAACTCGTGGAAAGGGCTTGGAAACAGTTCCTCGAAATCGATGCGATGGGAGGCTATGATGCCTATCTTGCTACCGGGCGAGTCGAACAAACGATGGATTCCCGGAGACAGGAAGTGGCAACGGGCAAAAAAACATTAATTGGCACGAATGTATATGCAGAATTGACGCCAACCGTTTTTTCCGATTCCGACTTAGTCGCTGCAGCGGAGCGTCTTGCGGCTCCGTTCGAAAAATTGCGGCAGCGTTTCGCGGATTCCCAACCGCGAGCCGTCGTCTTGACGTTTGGTGCGCTGAAAGACTTCAAACCGCGTGCGGACTTTGTTACGGGCTTCCTTGCGACCGGCGGAATCCGCGCCGAATGGAGTCCTGCCTTCGCCAATGCACAAGAAGCGCTCGATTGGCTCGCTTCCGAGCAACCGGATTATGCGGTCGTCTGTGCATCGCCTGCTGAAACGGAACAAGTGATGGACGAGCTGTTGGCCAAGCGTCCGGGGCAAATTGTGTTGGATGCAGCAGGTAAGGTGGACGTGGCATTAACTGAAAAATGGCAGTCCGCTGGCTTGGACGGGTTCGTATTTGCCGGGCAGAATAAAATCGAAAAGCTGCTGGAAATCGCGTACAAAGTGGAAGGAGGGGCTCATGTTGAATAA
- the scpA gene encoding methylmalonyl-CoA mutase gives MNKPDFSQVTITELKQTDAFANGTAGNPFRTNEGIDVKPIYSQADLEGVEHLNDFPGIAPNTRGPYPTMYVSRPWTVRQYAGFSTAEESNAFYKRNLAMGQKGLSVAFDLATHRGYDSDHPRVTGDVGKAGVAIDSVEDMKILFDSIPLDQMSVSMTMNGAVLPVMAFYIVAAEEQGVAPEKLAGTIQNDILKEYMVRNTYIFPPDMSMRIIADIFEYTSKNMPKFNSISISGYHMQEAGATADIELAYTLADGLEYVRTGLKAGIDIDSFAPRLSFFWAIGMNYFMEIAKMRAARKIWAQMMQTFDPKNPKSLALRTHSQTSGWSLTEQDPFNNVTRTLIEANAAAMGHTQSLHTNALDEAIALPTDFSARIARNTQLFLQEETLMTKVIDPWGGSYYVEKLTDELIEKAWELIEEIEDLGGMAKAIETGLPKMKIEEAAAKRQAQIDSRSEAIIGVNKYRLEQEDPIDILDIDNTLVRQKQIDRINEMKASRDETAVAQTLAALTESARSGEGNLLAMAVDAARARATIGEISDAIESVSGRHKAVIRSVSGVYSSNFSNEEEIKEVKAMADEFLENEGRRPRILIAKMGQDGHDRGAKVIASSFADLGFDVDIGPLFQTPEETALQAAENDVHVIGVSSLAAGHKTLVPALREELRKLGREDILVVVGGVIPAQDYAFLRESGATAIFGPGTVIPVAAQKVIEEIYSTLGYEEVAD, from the coding sequence TTGAATAAACCGGACTTCAGCCAAGTGACTATTACCGAATTGAAACAGACGGATGCTTTCGCAAACGGGACGGCAGGCAATCCGTTCCGGACGAATGAAGGGATCGATGTGAAACCGATCTATTCGCAAGCAGATTTGGAGGGCGTGGAACATCTGAATGATTTTCCGGGCATCGCTCCGAACACGCGCGGGCCTTATCCGACGATGTACGTCTCCCGTCCATGGACCGTGCGCCAGTATGCCGGATTCTCTACGGCGGAAGAGAGTAATGCGTTCTATAAACGGAATCTTGCTATGGGACAAAAAGGATTATCCGTTGCATTCGACCTTGCTACGCACCGGGGCTATGACTCCGACCACCCAAGGGTGACGGGAGATGTCGGGAAAGCGGGCGTTGCTATCGATTCGGTCGAAGATATGAAAATCCTGTTCGACAGCATTCCGCTCGACCAGATGTCCGTCTCGATGACGATGAACGGCGCCGTATTGCCGGTCATGGCATTTTATATCGTAGCGGCTGAGGAACAGGGCGTGGCACCGGAAAAACTGGCTGGGACAATCCAGAATGATATTTTGAAAGAATATATGGTGCGGAATACGTATATTTTCCCGCCTGATATGTCGATGCGGATCATCGCAGACATTTTCGAATACACTTCCAAAAACATGCCGAAGTTCAACTCGATCTCTATCTCGGGCTACCATATGCAGGAGGCGGGCGCGACGGCGGATATCGAACTCGCCTATACACTGGCAGACGGATTGGAATATGTCCGCACTGGTTTGAAAGCTGGCATTGATATCGATTCATTCGCACCGCGGCTGTCGTTTTTCTGGGCGATCGGCATGAACTATTTCATGGAAATCGCGAAGATGCGGGCAGCACGGAAGATCTGGGCGCAAATGATGCAGACGTTCGATCCAAAAAATCCGAAGAGCCTGGCGCTCCGGACCCATTCGCAAACTTCGGGCTGGAGCTTGACCGAGCAGGATCCGTTCAATAATGTCACCCGGACATTGATCGAAGCGAATGCAGCCGCGATGGGACATACCCAGTCACTTCATACGAATGCGCTAGATGAGGCAATCGCCTTGCCGACGGATTTCTCCGCGCGGATTGCACGGAACACGCAGCTGTTCTTGCAGGAAGAGACGCTGATGACAAAAGTGATCGATCCGTGGGGCGGCTCCTACTATGTCGAGAAGCTGACGGATGAATTGATTGAAAAAGCATGGGAATTGATCGAGGAGATTGAAGACCTCGGCGGCATGGCGAAAGCGATCGAAACCGGCCTGCCGAAGATGAAGATCGAAGAAGCGGCAGCGAAACGCCAAGCCCAAATCGACTCCAGATCGGAAGCGATCATCGGGGTGAATAAATACCGACTCGAACAAGAAGATCCGATCGACATTCTCGATATCGACAATACGCTCGTCCGTCAAAAACAGATCGACCGCATCAATGAAATGAAAGCGAGCCGGGATGAAACAGCGGTTGCCCAAACGTTGGCGGCCTTGACGGAAAGCGCGCGCAGCGGGGAAGGCAATCTTCTCGCGATGGCAGTGGATGCTGCACGGGCGCGTGCTACAATCGGAGAAATTTCGGACGCGATCGAAAGCGTTTCGGGGCGTCATAAGGCGGTGATCCGTTCGGTGAGCGGCGTATACAGTTCCAACTTCTCAAACGAGGAGGAAATTAAAGAAGTGAAAGCGATGGCGGACGAGTTCCTGGAGAATGAAGGGCGCCGTCCTCGTATCTTGATTGCAAAAATGGGGCAGGACGGCCATGACCGCGGTGCGAAAGTGATCGCTTCCTCCTTTGCGGATCTCGGGTTCGACGTCGATATCGGCCCTTTATTCCAGACACCGGAAGAGACCGCTTTACAAGCGGCAGAAAACGATGTCCATGTGATCGGGGTCAGTTCGCTGGCGGCAGGTCACAAGACATTGGTACCTGCACTACGGGAGGAATTGCGGAAATTGGGACGCGAGGATATACTTGTCGTCGTCGGTGGCGTCATTCCGGCGCAGGATTACGCGTTCCTGCGTGAAAGCGGGGCAACTGCCATCTTCGGGCCGGGTACTGTCATCCCTGTTGCCGCGCAAAAGGTGATCGAAGAGATTTACAGCACGCTCGGCTATGAGGAAGTGGCGGATTGA
- a CDS encoding dihydrolipoamide acetyltransferase family protein, with the protein MAIQHIEMPKLGESVTEGTIERWLVKPGDTVNKYDPIAEVNTDKVTAEIPSSFSGTIKELIVKEGETVEVGVVVCTIEAEGGNSEEPQPEAVPAKEEPANEMPAAGSQKPPSPVQRGKAAGRYSPAVMRLAQENDIDLSHVEGSGREGRITRKDILAIIESGNIPKAAAPQPEQQPTMTEERPAPQAAPQPIEFPTEAGDIEIPVSGVRRAIATNMLRSKHEAPHAWTMIEVDVTNLVQYRDSLKNEFKQREGFNLTYFAFFVKAVAQALKEFPMMNSMWAGDKIIQKKDINLSIAVATEEALYVPVIKSADEKTIKGIGREINELAGKVRSGKLTSAEMQGGTFTVNNTGSFGSVQSMGIINYPQAAILQVESIVKRPVIMENGMIAARDMVNLCLSLDHRVLDGLISGRFLARVKEILENISAENTSIY; encoded by the coding sequence ATGGCCATTCAACATATTGAAATGCCGAAACTTGGTGAAAGTGTCACAGAAGGGACGATAGAGAGATGGCTCGTCAAGCCGGGTGACACTGTCAATAAATACGATCCGATTGCAGAAGTGAATACGGATAAAGTGACTGCCGAGATTCCGTCCTCTTTTTCGGGCACGATCAAAGAATTGATTGTAAAAGAAGGGGAGACGGTTGAGGTCGGCGTCGTCGTCTGCACGATTGAGGCGGAAGGCGGAAACTCTGAGGAACCGCAACCGGAGGCAGTGCCAGCGAAAGAAGAACCGGCGAATGAAATGCCGGCCGCAGGTTCACAGAAGCCGCCATCTCCGGTCCAGCGTGGAAAAGCAGCTGGGCGTTATTCCCCGGCTGTCATGCGCTTGGCCCAGGAGAACGATATCGACCTGTCACACGTCGAAGGATCGGGACGGGAAGGCCGGATTACCCGCAAGGATATTTTGGCAATCATCGAAAGCGGAAATATACCGAAAGCCGCGGCTCCTCAACCGGAACAGCAGCCGACCATGACGGAAGAACGCCCGGCTCCACAAGCGGCACCGCAACCTATCGAGTTCCCGACGGAAGCGGGTGATATCGAAATACCGGTTTCCGGTGTGCGCCGTGCGATTGCGACCAATATGCTGCGGTCCAAGCACGAAGCTCCGCATGCGTGGACGATGATCGAAGTCGATGTGACGAATCTCGTCCAATACCGCGATTCCTTGAAAAATGAATTCAAACAGCGGGAAGGTTTCAACTTGACGTATTTCGCATTCTTTGTGAAAGCGGTGGCGCAAGCGTTGAAGGAATTCCCGATGATGAATTCCATGTGGGCGGGTGACAAAATCATTCAGAAGAAAGATATCAACCTCTCCATTGCGGTGGCGACCGAGGAGGCCCTGTACGTTCCTGTCATCAAAAGTGCGGATGAAAAAACGATTAAAGGGATCGGCCGGGAAATCAATGAATTGGCCGGCAAAGTGCGTTCGGGTAAACTGACCTCTGCGGAGATGCAGGGCGGGACATTCACAGTGAATAATACCGGATCATTCGGCTCGGTGCAGTCGATGGGCATCATCAATTACCCACAGGCCGCCATTTTGCAAGTCGAATCGATCGTCAAACGTCCGGTCATCATGGAAAATGGGATGATCGCTGCCCGGGATATGGTCAATCTCTGTCTATCATTGGATCATCGCGTATTGGATGGCTTGATCAGCGGAAGATTCCTAGCCCGTGTGAAAGAAATTCTTGAAAATATTTCCGCTGAAAACACTTCGATTTATTGA
- the meaB gene encoding methylmalonyl Co-A mutase-associated GTPase MeaB, translating to MDGIPSSHDGMAASGRRRFVKKDKSVPINELRENILQGSRLDLAKGITLLESLKAADKQAGQQLLLDLLPETGNSVRIGITGVPGAGKSTFIEAFGLMLAEAGHKVAVLAIDPSSTLSGGSILGDKTRMEELAKHPNAFIRPSPSAGTLGGVHKKSRETMLLCEAAGYDVILIETVGVGQSETMVRGMVDYFMLLVLTGAGDELQGMKKGIMELADGIVVHKADGDNLKLAKKTVREYRQILHFLQPASPGWTSTALPVSSLKKTGLEDVWETVLAFKQEMEKVGYWEERRQAQTKDWFRQMIRDRLIDSFFAKPGKKEEVAALEAAVAEGQVTVAGAVDQLFPGERRIAGD from the coding sequence ATGGATGGAATCCCTTCCTCCCATGACGGGATGGCCGCTTCTGGTCGGAGACGGTTTGTCAAGAAGGACAAGTCGGTTCCGATCAACGAGCTTCGGGAGAACATTTTGCAAGGCTCCCGTCTCGATTTGGCGAAAGGGATCACCTTGCTGGAAAGTTTGAAAGCGGCTGATAAACAAGCGGGGCAGCAATTATTGCTTGATCTGCTTCCGGAAACGGGCAACAGTGTCCGCATTGGAATCACCGGCGTTCCGGGGGCGGGAAAGAGCACGTTCATCGAAGCGTTTGGGCTCATGCTTGCGGAAGCCGGCCATAAAGTCGCCGTCCTTGCAATTGATCCGAGCTCGACTCTGTCGGGGGGCAGCATTTTAGGGGACAAAACACGGATGGAGGAACTTGCCAAGCATCCGAATGCGTTCATCCGTCCGTCCCCTTCCGCCGGGACGCTCGGCGGTGTGCATAAGAAGTCCCGGGAAACGATGCTCCTTTGTGAAGCGGCCGGCTATGATGTGATTTTGATTGAAACTGTCGGCGTCGGCCAAAGTGAGACGATGGTCCGTGGAATGGTTGATTATTTCATGCTGCTCGTCCTCACAGGAGCGGGAGATGAACTGCAAGGGATGAAAAAGGGGATCATGGAATTGGCGGATGGCATCGTTGTCCATAAGGCGGACGGAGATAATCTGAAGCTTGCGAAGAAAACGGTACGGGAATATCGCCAAATCCTTCATTTCCTGCAGCCGGCATCCCCCGGCTGGACTTCGACGGCACTGCCGGTCTCTTCATTGAAGAAGACGGGGCTGGAAGATGTGTGGGAGACTGTGCTGGCTTTCAAGCAGGAGATGGAAAAGGTCGGATATTGGGAGGAACGGCGCCAAGCACAGACGAAGGACTGGTTCCGTCAGATGATCCGCGATCGGCTCATCGACTCTTTCTTCGCCAAGCCGGGGAAGAAGGAGGAGGTCGCGGCGTTGGAAGCCGCCGTGGCCGAAGGGCAAGTGACCGTCGCTGGCGCGGTGGATCAGCTGTTTCCGGGAGAACGCCGAATCGCGGGGGATTGA